A stretch of DNA from Lawsonibacter asaccharolyticus:
TTCTCCTCTCCGCCCCGTCCCGGGGCCCTTTTCTTTTGGCCCTATTGTACCAGACCCCGGCCCGGTTGGCAACGGCCTGCACCAGCTCTCTTTGCTCTCGTGTGTGCGCATGTGATCTTTACAGCATATAGGCATTGTCTTATAGGGGGGAGTGTGGTATGATGATAGATTGAAAGCCTGAGACGGAGGGGACCCTATGATCGACTACTTCCATCTGAATATGGACGCTGAACAGCTGCTGAATCTGTCCAGCCTGGGGCTGGCCCACCTGGGGGACGGGGTGTATGAGCTGATGGTGCGCTCCTGGCTCTGTCTCCACGGCAAGGCCACCGCCCGCAACCTGCACCGGGCCACAGTGGGCTATGTGGCCGCGCCGGCCCAGGCCCGGCGGGCAGAGCGCATCCTCCCCCTGCTCACCCAGGAGGAGGCGGATGTCTTCCGCCGGGGCCGAAACACCGCCCCCCACTCTGTCCCCAAGGGGGCCAGCCGTGGGGAGTATCAGACCGCCACCGCCCTGGAGGCCCTGTTCGGCTGGCTCTATCTCCAGGGCCGGACCGACCGGCTCAACCAGCTCTTCTCCACCATGATGGAGGGGGAGCTGTGACCCGCCCAACCTGTGACATAAATGAGGTGATCCCATGCCTTTGGACGCGCTGTGCCTGAGCGGAGTGGTCCATGAACTGCAGAACGCCCTCTCCGGGGCAAAAATCGACAAGATCTATCAGCCAGGCCGGGACGAGGTGGTCCTGGCCCTGCGGGCCCCCGCAGGCAATGTGAAGCTGCTCCTCTCCGCCAACCCCAGCCACCCCCGGGCCCATCTCACCCAGATCTCCCGGGAGAACCCGGACAAGCCCCCCATGTTCTGCATGCTGCTGCGCAAGCACCTGTCCGGCGCCCGCCTGCTGGAGCTGGTCCAGCCACCCATGGAGCGGGTGGTGGACCTGCGGCTGGAGGCCCTGGACGAGCTGGGGGACCGGGTGGAGCGCCGCCTGGTGCTGGAGGCCATGGGCCGCCACTCCAACCTGATCCTGCTGGACGGGGAGGGCCGGATCATGGACTGCCTGCGGCGGGTGGACAGCGACATGTCCGCCCGGCGGCAGGTGCTGCCCGGCCTGTTCTACCGCCTCCCCCCCGCCCAGGAGAAGCTGGACCCCTCCTCCCTGGACCGCGCCGCCCTGGAGTCCGCCCTGGCCGCCGCACCGGAGGAGAGCCAGGCGGACAAGTGGCTGCTGGACACCTTCGGCGGCCTCTCCCCCCTCATCTGCCGTGAGCTGGCTTTCCGGGCGGGGGGAGCCACCGACGCGCGGCTGCATCAGATGGGGGAAGGGGGCCGGTCTCGGCTTCTGGATGAGCTGGAAGGGCTCCTGCGTTCTGTGCAGGAAAACAGCTTTACACCTGTCATGCTGGAAAAGGAGGGGCATCCCTCCGACTTCACCTTTCAGCCCATCAGCCAGTACGGCCCCGCCGTCTCCTGCGTCCCCTTCCCCTCCTTCTCCGCCCTTCTGGACCGCTTTTACGAGCAGCGGGAGAACCAGGAGCGGGTGCGCCAGCGGGGCCAGGACCTGATCCGCTCCGTGACCAACGCCCGGGACCGCGCCGCCCGCAAGATCGGCCTTCAGGAGCAGGAGCTGGCCGCCACCCGGGACCGGGAGCGGCTGCGCCAGTTCGGGGACATCATCACCTCCAATCTCCATGCCATGGAGAAGGGGATGTCCCGGCTGACGGCAGCCGACTTCTATGACCCGGAGTGCCCTCAGATCCACATCCCCCTGGACCCCCTCCTCACCCCTCAGCAGAACGCCGCCAAGTACTATAAGGAGTACAACAAGGCAAAAACAGCGGAAAGTATTTTAACTTTACAGCTAGAGAAAGGCCGGCGGGACCTGGACTACCTGAACAGCGTGCTGGAGGCCATCGCTCTGGCGGAGGGAGAGCGGGACCTCCAGGAGATCCGCCAGGAGCTCACCGACACCGGATATCTCCGCCGCCCCTCCAAAGCCAGAGACCGGGGCAAGCGGGTGGCCTCGAAGCCCATGGAGTTCCGCTCCTCCTCCGGCCTGCGTATCTCCGTGGGCAAAAACAACACCCAGAACGACCTGCTCACTACCAAGCAGGCTTTCAAGAGCGACCTGTGGTTCCACACCCAGAAGATCCACGGCTCCCACGTCATCCTGTGGACCGAGGGGGGGCAGCCCGACCTGACCAGCATCCAGGAGGCTGCCCAGCTGGCCGCCTGGTTCTCCCAGGGCCGGGAGAGCGGCAAAGTGGCGGTAGACTATACCCCGGTAAAATATGTGAAAAAGCCGGGGGGCGCCCGGCCCGGCATGGTGGTCTACACCACCTATGAGACCGCCTATGTCGCCCCAGATGGGGAGCTGGCCCGGCGGCTGCGGGTAAAATAGAGATCCCTTTAATCAGGGGGAGCGTCCCGCCGGGCGTTCCCCCTCCCCCATCTGTGGGCCGGGGCATCCAGAGAGGGCTTCCACCCTGGAACACAAATTGTGATCGGGTGTGAAAAGGAGGATGCGCCCAGGGACAGTTCTGAGACAAAATAATTTCAAATCAGCCATGCGCGGGACGACCGGCTGCGGTCCATACCAGACCGTTTATGCTTTTCCCCTTGAAAAATAGAGACAAGCAGATCGTCCCCTTTCTGAGAAAGCAGGAGAAAACAAAATGAATTCCCACAGCGATCACACATTGCATTTTGAAGCGGTAAACAGCAGGAACCGAGCGGAGGTCGAACATCTGGAGGTCTTTGCGGAACAGTCCGGCTTCATCGAAAGCGTGACACAGTGCCTTCAGGAGGCCGACAAATTGGAGTTGTGGAGGCCCGTCGGCATTTATGACCGCAGTATGCTGATCGGTTTTGCCATGTACGGTTATTTTCCGGAACCTGCCCCGGGGCAGGTGTGGCTGGACCGGCTGCTGATCGATAAAAAGTATCAGGGCAAAGGGTACGGAAAGCGGGTCGTGCTTGCCCTGCTTGACAGGCTCCGAACAGAATATTCCTGTGATACCATATATCTCAGTGTGTATGAGACCAACTCCCACGCGATCCATCTCTATCAGCAGATCGGTTTTCACTTCAATGGAGAGTACGATACCAACGGGGAGCATGTCATGGTATATGCTTTTTAACCTATTGTGCCGTCCGCGTTATAATACAGGGCCGTATTCCCTCAGTGTACAGAGCATCAAACAGCGATCGGCACCGGTTATCAGTCTATTGGCCGGAGAAATAGCGGGCCGGGCAGCCAACAAATGGCTGCCCGGCCCGCTTATCCTTCTTCTCTCAGGTCCAGGAGGACTCTTCGGTCTCGGACCGCTTGGCCCGGGACATCAGGTCTGTGACCACGGCGTGGACATCCCGCCCCTCATAGAGCACCTCGTAGGCGGCCTGGGCGATGGGCATCTCGATGCCCGCCTTCTGGGCCAGGGTGCGGGCGGTGACAGCGGCGTAGTAGCCCTCCACCACGGCGCCGATCTCCTTCACCGCCTCTTTGGGCTCCACCCCTTTGCCGATGAGGATGCCGCACCGGCGGTTCCGGGAGTGCATGGAACAGCAGGTGACGATCAGGTCCCCCACGCCGGCCAGCCCGGCAAAGGTCTCCTGTTTTCCTCCCAGGGCCACCCCCAGCCGGGCCATCTCCGCCAGCCCCCGGGTCATGAGCAGTGCCTTGGTGTTGTCCCCGCAGCCCATGCCGTCGCAGCAGCCGGCGCAGAGGGCGATGATGTTCTTCAGGGCGGCGCACAGCTCGGTGCCCACCTTGTCGGTGCTGGTGTAGACCCGGAAGCGGGGGTTCATAAACAGGTCCTGCACCTGCCGGGCCAGCTCCAGGTCCTCGCTGGCCGCCACCACGCCGGTTGGGACATGGCGGCCCACCTCCTCGGCGTGGGAGGGGCCGGAGAGCACCACCACGGGGCAGTGGCCCTGGAGCTCCTCCTCAATGACCTGGCTGAGGCGGAGGGAGGTGTCCTTCTCGATGCCCTTGGACACGGAGATCACGATGGTCCCCGGGTCGGCCAGCTGCTTCAGCTTGGCGGCAGTGGCGCGGACCGCAAAGGACGGGGTGGCCATCACCACGGCGCCGCAGCCCTTCACCGCCCCCATATCGGTGGTCAGGCCCATTGTCTCGGGCAGCGGCACCCCCTTCAGCATGGGGTTCTCCCGGGTCTCCCGCAGCACCCGGGACTCCTCCTCGGTGTAGGACCACAGGGTCACCTCATGTCCGTTTTCCAGCAGCAGCAGCGCCAGGGCCGTCCCCCAGCCTCCGCTGCCAAGGACTGTGATTTTCATGGTAATACCTCCCAAGATATGTTGTAGGGGCGGCCTGTGGCCGCCCGTTGTTCAATTTTCTTGGCTGTTCGGGCGGCCGCAGGCCGCCCCTACGGGGTCATTGCTTCTTGTGCAGAGAAAACTTGTTCTCTGTCCCGGTCAGCAGACGGTGGATGTTGCCCCGGTGCATGTAGACCACCAGGCCGCCCAAGAGCAGGCCCAGCAGGGTGATGATCCAGTCCTGATAGACGAACCAGGTGGCCACCGGAAAGCTGGCTCCGGCCCACACCGATCCCAGGGAGACGTATCGGGTGAGAATGGCAAGGATCAGGAATCCCCCCCACACCACCAGGGCAATGCGCCAGTCGATCATGATGGCGATGGTGCCGCCGGACAGGATGCCCTTTCCCCCCTTGAAGTGGAACATGCAGGGGAACATGTGGCCCAGCAGGCAGAACAGGCCCGCCCAGTACTTGGCAAAGACCAGAACAATGGCCTCTTGGCTCCAGAAGCCGCCGTCCCAATATCGGGCCATCAGGATGCCCGCCCACACTGCGGCCACCGCCTTGAGGACATCGCACAAAATAACTACCAGGGTCAGCGGCCCGCCGAAGGTGCGGTAGAAGTTGGTCAGCCCCGCGTTGCCGCTGCCGTGGGTGCGCACATCGTCCCGCAGGATGTACTTGGAGACGATGACCGCCCCGTTGGAGCAGCCCAGCAGGTAGGCCGCTGCCGCCACCAGAAGCAAGGGCAGACCCATGTCATAAAAGATCCAGGGGGAGATGTCCCCCCAAGTCATGCCCAGCATTGCTCACTCCTCCTTCTCGCCCTTCTGCCGGATGGTCAGCCGCACCGGCGTGCCCTCCAGGCCGAAGGTGGCGCGGATCTGGTTCTCCAGATACCGCTGATAGGAGAAGTGGAACAGCCGGGCGTCGTTGCAGAAGCACACAAAATGAGGGGGGCGGATGCCCACCTGGGTCATGTAGTAGATCTTCAGGCGGCGGCCCTTGTCCGTGGGGGGCTGCACCCGGGCGGTGGCATCGGCCAGCACCGAGTTGAGCATCCCGGTGGAGATGCGGGTGGCTGCCTGGTCATTCACATAGTTGATCAGCTCGAAGAGCCGGTCCACCCGCTGGCCGGTGAGAGCGGAGATGAACACGATGGGGGCGTAGGTCATATAGCTCAGGTCCCGCATCACGTCCTGGCGCATCTTGTCCATGGTCTTGCCGTCCTTCTCGATGGCATCCCACTTGTTGACCACGATGATGCAGGCCTTGCCCGCCTCGTGGGCCAGACCGGCCACCTTGGTGTCCTGCTCGGTGACCCCCTCCCGGGCGTCGATCATGATGAGGCACACGTCGCTGCGCTCGATGGCCATGGTGGCCCGCAGGACGGAGAACTTCTCGATGCGGTCATCCACCCTGGACTTCTTCCGCATCCCTGCCGTGTCGATGAACAGGTATTTGCCCCGCCCGTTCTCGAAGGGACTGTCCACCGCGTCCCGGGTGGTGCCCGCCACATCGCTGACGATGACCCGCTCCTGCCCCAGGATGCGGTTGACCAGGGAGGACTTGCCCACATTGGGCTTGCCGATGATGGCCACCTTGATGACATCGTCCTCCTCGTCCTCCTCCTCCTCGGGGGGAAGTACTGGAAGCAGGCGTCCAGCAGGTCGCCGGTGCCGTGGCCGTGGACGGCGGAGACGGCGATGGGGTCGCCCAGGCCCAGGTTATAGAACTCGTAGATGTCCGGGTTCTCCCGGCCCACCTGGTCCGCCTTGTTCACCGCCAGCACCACCGGCTTCCGGGCCCGGAGGAGCATGTTGGCCACCTCCTGGTCGGCTGCGGTCATGCCGGTCTTGACGTCACAGACAAAGACCACCACCGTAGCGGTCTGGATCGCGATCTCGGCCTGCTCCCGCATGAAGGAGAGGATCTGGTCGTCCGTCCCCGGCTCGATCCCGCCGGTGTCCACGATGTCGAACACCCGGTTCCTCCACTCGCACTGGGCGTACAGCCGGTCCCGGGTGACGCCGGGGGTGTCCTCCACGATGGAGAGGCGCTGGCCGCACAGCTTATTGAACAGCATGGACTTGCCCACATTGGGCCGCCCCACGATGGCGACTAAGGGCTTCATACATATCACCTCTTGATGAGTTAGGAATTAGGAATGAGGAATTAGGAGTTAGAGGATAGGAGATAGGGGCGGCCTGCGCCGGGGAGTCTGCGCGCCCCAGGCGCGCCATAATCCCTACCTCCTAATTCCTCATTCCTAATTCCCTCTCAGGGGTTGTATTGATAATATTCCGTCTCCTCCCGGGGGAGCTCCTGTCGGGGGAGGCCGGACGAGATGCCGCACATGGCGTCCAGCAGCTCATAGCCGTCCTGCTCCACGGGGATCACGGGGACACCCAGTGCCCGCTCCACATCGTCCAGGGATACGTCATCCAAAAAGACCCGCTCCCCGTGGCGGAGCATATTGGCGGGGATGAGCAGACGCTCCCCCAGCTTCTTCCCCCGCAGCTGGGCGATCAGGTCGCCCCCCGTGACCAGTCCGGCCACCACGATGGTCTCCCCGAAGAAGTCGTTGCGGATGGGGTACACCGTCCCCTCTATTTTACCACATTTTTTCCGCGCCAGCTCTACCAATTCCGTTAAAAACGGGGCGGCGGACACGCCTGTGGCAATGGAGAAGGGGACGGTCCTCTCCATCTCCTCCGCCTCCATCAGGTCCAGGCCCCGGCGGAATTCCTGGCGCAGCAGGCGGAGCATCCCCACCCCGTTGTCCAGCTGGGTGAACTCCTCGTAGTAGTCCTCCTCCGGCAGGGGCCGCCCGGCCAGCAGGTAGAACTCGTCAGAGCACCAGACCAGGGCTGTGCCGTGGGCGTCGCGGTGGGCTGCCGCAAAGGCCTCCACCTGGTCCACCACCGCCCCCGCTTCCTCCCGGGTATAGGGCCGCAGGGGATAGAGGCCCTCCCGGTACTTGGTCACCCCCACCGGCACCACCGACACGCTGTGGACGGCAGGGAACATCTCCGCCAGGTCCCTCAGGGTCCGGTCCAGGGCGGGTCCGTCATTGATCCCGGGGCAGGAGACGATCTGACAGTTCATGGTGATCTGGTGCCGGGCGAAGCGGCGCATGATCTCGATGCTCTCCCCGGCCCGGCGGTTTTTCAGCATCTCCACCCGCAGCGACTGGTCGGTGGTGTGGACGGACACGTTGATGGGGGAGATGCGCAGGTCGATGATGCGCTGCACCTCCCGCTGGGAGAGGTTGGTCAGGGTCAGGTAGTTGCCCATCAGAAAGGACAGCCGGGCGTCGTCATCCTTGAAATAGAGGCTCTCCCGCATCCCCGGCGGCATCTGGTCCACAAAGCAGAAGATGCAGTTGTTGGCACAGGAGCGGGCCCGGTCCATGAGATAGGTCTCGAACTCCAGTCCCAGGTCCTCCCCCTCCTCCTTGCGGACCCGCAGGGTGCGGCTGGCTCCATCCGGGGCCTGGAGGGTAAGCGTCAGACGGGCGTCATAGGAATAGAACTTGTAGTCCAGCACATCCAGGATCTGCTTCCCGTTGATCTCCACCAGGGTCTCTCCCGCCTGGACGCCGGCTTTGGCCGCCGGGCTCCGGGGCTCCACCCGGCGGATCATGGTCTTGCTCACAGCGCTCCCTCCTCCTCTCAAAAAGGCGTTCTTTATATTATATCGTATCCCTGCCCCTCTTTTCAAGGAAAAATCCTTTTTTTCTCGGATCTCGCCGGACATTTTTTGAGGGCGCCGCCGGGTATCCGGCGCCATCGGCCACCGGACACCTTATCTTTTTCTTGATTGTACCATACCCGCCCCCGCCGGGCAACACGTTTCCACTCTATTCTGCTCTCTCGCCGGGTATCCGGGGCACAAAAAGGATGCCTCTCCCCCGCCCTTAGTTCCGCCGCTCCGGCAGAACGCCCTCTCCCCGGCCTCCGGGGAAAAGCACCCTTTCCGCCCCGGAGTTTACAGGATGTGAAAATTATGATATGATGTTCTATGATTTTCCCTTTTCTTTCTCAAATCCGCGGCTCCGGCCGCCCTGGAGGCACCTGCGACATGCTGGACGACAAGCTCAAAGCCCTGTGGGCCCGGATCTCCCCCCCGCAGAAGGCGGCCTTTTTCGGCTGTTTTCTGTCGGGCTATCTGGTCCACCTCTACGTCTTTACCAACATCATCCCCAACTCCGACGGTCTCAGCCGCATCTTCGACCCCCAGCAGATGACCGTCTCCGGCCGGTGGTTTCTCCACTTCGCCTCCTATTTCAACGGCTTCACCCAGATGCCGGCGGTCATCGGCCTCTTCTCCGTGCTCTTCCTCGCCCTGGCCGCCGCCTTGGCCGTCTCTCTGCTGGGCATCCGCAGCCGTGCCCTCTCCGCCCTGTCCGGGGCGCTGATGGCCGCCTTTCCCGCCGTGGGCTACACCTTTCTCTATCTGTTCACCGCCTCCGCCTACTGCTTCGCCATTTTTTTGGCGGTCCTCTCCGTCTCCCTGGCCAGAAGGGGCCGGTGGCACTGGCTGGCAGGCTGTCTGCTCCTGGCCTGCTCCATGGGCACCTATCAGGCCTATGTGACGGTGGCCATCGGCCTGTCCCTGCTGGTCATTTTCCGGGAGACCCTGGACCCGTCCGCCTCCTTCTCCGCCACCCTGCGCCTGGGGGTGCGGCTGATGCTGTTCCTGGCTGCGGGGGCCGTCCTCTACTACGGCATCCTGCTGGTCTTTCTTCAGGTGAAGGACCTGGAGCTGCTGTCCTATCTGGGGATGGATGCCGCCAGCTCCGGCTATCCCTTCTCCCGCCTCCCCGGGCTGCTGCTGGACACCTACAAGCAGGTGGCGGCTTTCTTCTTCCTGCCCGGTTCCGCCAACACCTTCACCTCCGGCTGGATGGCCGTGCTGGATCTGGCCGCGCTGGCGCTGGGCGGGGGCTGCTTCCTGCTGTGCATGGGGCAGGAGGGGCTCTGGCGGGCGCGCTGGCGCCCCCTGGGCGGGCTG
This window harbors:
- a CDS encoding glycerol-3-phosphate dehydrogenase; translated protein: MKITVLGSGGWGTALALLLLENGHEVTLWSYTEEESRVLRETRENPMLKGVPLPETMGLTTDMGAVKGCGAVVMATPSFAVRATAAKLKQLADPGTIVISVSKGIEKDTSLRLSQVIEEELQGHCPVVVLSGPSHAEEVGRHVPTGVVAASEDLELARQVQDLFMNPRFRVYTSTDKVGTELCAALKNIIALCAGCCDGMGCGDNTKALLMTRGLAEMARLGVALGGKQETFAGLAGVGDLIVTCCSMHSRNRRCGILIGKGVEPKEAVKEIGAVVEGYYAAVTARTLAQKAGIEMPIAQAAYEVLYEGRDVHAVVTDLMSRAKRSETEESSWT
- a CDS encoding glycerol-3-phosphate acyltransferase, with translation MLGMTWGDISPWIFYDMGLPLLLVAAAAYLLGCSNGAVIVSKYILRDDVRTHGSGNAGLTNFYRTFGGPLTLVVILCDVLKAVAAVWAGILMARYWDGGFWSQEAIVLVFAKYWAGLFCLLGHMFPCMFHFKGGKGILSGGTIAIMIDWRIALVVWGGFLILAILTRYVSLGSVWAGASFPVATWFVYQDWIITLLGLLLGGLVVYMHRGNIHRLLTGTENKFSLHKKQ
- a CDS encoding GTPase — encoded protein: MAIIGKPNVGKSSLVNRILGQERVIVSDVAGTTRDAVDSPFENGRGKYLFIDTAGMRKKSRVDDRIEKFSVLRATMAIERSDVCLIMIDAREGVTEQDTKVAGLAHEAGKACIIVVNKWDAIEKDGKTMDKMRQDVMRDLSYMTYAPIVFISALTGQRVDRLFELINYVNDQAATRISTGMLNSVLADATARVQPPTDKGRRLKIYYMTQVGIRPPHFVCFCNDARLFHFSYQRYLENQIRATFGLEGTPVRLTIRQKGEKEE